TAAACCGTAAAAAACTAAAATATGAGAACATTTATATTCATCGCAAGCATCGTGTGTTGCCTGTATTTTTCAGCTTTAATTTTATACAGCTATACCGACACAACGATTCAGGCAGTAACTATTTTAGGAGAAATCATCACTATTCCTTTACTTATTACCAACCAGGCTGTTCTAATCGTAGCTACTCTAAAATGGATTGCCGTTGATAAACTCGTCTTTAAGTCGACTTACCTGTTTTCCTTTTTACTGTCGGTTAGCAGTAGCCTATTGCTTATTCTTGCGGATTGAAATATAAAAAAGCCTCCGATTGGAGGCTTTTTTTTAATTATCTTCTATTTTTCGACGTTGTCTTTCTGTTTTCAGTAAGGTTAACTCTCTACTGGTTTGTCCGGCCACAGAAGTGTTTTCTTCTGCACGACGGATTAAGTACGGCATCACATCACGAACCGGTCCGAATGGTAAATATTTCGATACGTTATAGTCGTTTGCAGCAAGGTTATAACTGATGTTATCACTCATACCATACAACTGTCCGAAATAAACGCGGCTGTCATGTTTCGGGATATTGTGCTCCTCCATTAACTGCATCAGGCGGTACGAACTGTTTTCGTTATGCGTTCCGGCAAAGATTGCCATCGTATCGATATGCTCGATCATGTACTGGATTGCGCTGTCATAATTAATGTCGGTTGCCTCTTTAGAAGCACAGATCGGGGTTTTATAACCTTTCTCTTCTGCTCTTTTATGCTCTTTTTCCATATACGCCCCACGAACGATTTTCATACCGATATGGAAACCTTCCGCTTTTGCTTCCGCATGCAGTTTCTTTAAGTAATCCAAACGATCCCAACGGTACATTTGCAGCGTATTGTAAATAATTGCTTTTTCCTTGTTGTATTTGCGCATCATGTTTGCTACCAACTCATCTGCAGCATCCTGCATCCAGCTTTCTTCCCCGTCAATTAGCAATACAACATCTTTTTCATAAGCCGTTTTACACACTTTTTCAAAACGTGCCACTACTCTGTCCCACTCCTGTTGCTCATCGGCTGTCAGCGTTTGTTTTTCACCCAATTTCTCATACAGGTAAAAACGTCCCAATCCGGTTGGTTTAAACACTGCAAAAGGAATCGCCTGACGTTCTTTGGCAAATTCAATCGTTTTTAAGGTCATTTCCAAAGCGGCATCAAACTGGGCTTCGTCTTCTTTTCCTTCAACGGAATAGTCCAGTACCGAAGTCACACCTTTGGTAAACATTCTGTCCACCACTTTCAGACAGTCATCCTCACTCACTCCACCGCAAAAATGGTCAAATACCGTAGCCCGGATTAATCCTTCTACCGGAAGATGTGCCTTTAAAGCAAAATTGGTAACGGCTGTTCCTATTTTAACCAACGGTTCATTGTCGATCATTTTAAAAAGAAAATAAGCTCTGTCAAGCTCTGTATCGCTTTTAAGTGCAAAAGCAACCTGCGTATTGTTGAATATCTTTTCCATTAGTAGTATTGAAAATATACATGCAAATATAACTACAGTTTAAGAATATTTCATAAAAAATCACGAATTTTGCCGTTCGATTATCAATATTTCAGCGATGCACACAATACAAGCAAATGGTTATGCCATTCATTTTAACGAAAACAGTTATGAATATTTAACGGAAACCCTTTTAAAGGAGGTGTATTCCAAAATTTTTATAATGGTTGACAGTGAAACGGCTCAATATTGCCTGCCGGACTTTTTAGCCAATCTGGCGACGGAAGTACCCATTGAAATCATTGAATTTGATGCCGGAGAGGCTTTTAAGACCATTGAAACCTGTGTGGAGATCTGGCATGCCCTCACAGAACTGGGTGCCGACAGAAAAAGCATCATCCTGAATGTGGGCGGCGGTGTCGTAACCGACCTGGGCGGATTTGTTGCCTGCACCTATAAAAGAGGTATCGATTTTATCAATGTCCCGACAACCCTGTTAGCCATGGTGGATGCTTCCGTGGGTGGTAAAAACGGTGTGGATCTGGGCAGTCTTAAAAACCAGGTGGGCGTTATCCAAAACCCGAAAGCGGTACTGGTCGATACCCATTTTCTGGAAACTTTACCCCAGACACAAATGCGTTCCGGACTGGCAGAAATGCTGAAACACGGTTTGATTCAGGATAAAAACTACTGGGAACAATTTAAAGACTTAAGCAGCTTGGATACAGATGATTTGAATAATTTAATTCATCAATCGGTTGCGATTAAAAATAATGTGGTAGCGCTGGATCCTACCGAAAAAGGCATCCGTAAAGCATTGAATTTCGGGCATACTTTAGGACATGCCATTGAAAGTTATTTCCTGGAAAGCGACGACAAAACCACTTTATTACATGGCGAAGCAATTGCCGTTGGTATGATACTGGAAGCCTTTTTATCACTTGAAAAAGGTTTTATAAACACGGCAGCATACCAGGAAATCAAAGCAGTAATTTCCGATATTTACCCTGCTGTAGTGTTTACCGAAAACGATATAAATGCGATCCTGAATTTACTTATCCACGATAAGAAAAATGAGTTCGGCAGCGTTCGTTTTGTATTGCTAAACGGTATTGGTGATGTAAAAATCAATCAGGAGGTCGAAAACCCCTTGATTTACAAGGCTTTTGAAGATTATAAAAACTAATATTTTTTTAATAAAATTGTTTTTAAATACGCTGTAATATTTTTTACATTTGTCGCGATGAAAAACGGTCAAAATACACACATCCCTAACAATGGTAACACCAGAAAAAACAAGTCCTTGTCAAAAATGCAGCGGATTGTTTTTTCGATTAAAAGTGTTAGAAATTTTGATATTTTCCTTTTTACCAATCCCCTGCATGAAAAACTGCAGATAATGTACGCTAATATTAGAGTTTGAAAATCAGGTTGTATTACAAATACTGTCACAGAATTTATTAATATAACTTAACGATTTACACAAAAATGAACACTAAATATTACGACTTAATCAATCAGACATTCTATTTCCCGCAAGAGGAATTCACCTTAAATAAAGACAACCTTCAATTTCACAACATCGATTTGATGAAATTGGTAGAACAATACGGTACTCCTTTAAAATTTACCTACTTACCGCAGATTTCCAACAACATCAACAAAGCCAAAGGCTGGTTTAGAAAAGCGATGGAAAAACACAAGTATGAAGGGAAATACTACTATTGCTACTGTACCAAAAGTTCCCACTTTGAATTCATTATGAATGAAGCGTTTAAAAACAACATTCACATTGAAACTTCTTCGGCTTTCGACGTTAACATCGTAGAAAACCTTATGGAGCAAGGGAAAATCAACAAAAACACCTATGTTGTCTGCAACGGTTTTAAACGCGAACAATATATTGACAATATCGCCAAGCTGATCAACAACGGTCATGCGCGCACCATTCCGGTAATTGACAACTATGAAGAGTTGGATTTATTACAGGAAAAAATCAACGGTAAATTCAAAATCGGTATCCGTATTGCTGCGGAAGAAGAACCGAAATTTGAGTTCTATACGTCCCGTTTAGGAATCGGTTATAAAAACATCGTTCCTTTTTACAGAAAACAAATTCAGGAAAACAAGAATGTGGAACTAAAAATGTTACACTTCTTTATCAATACCGGAATTCGTGATACAGCCTATTACTGGAATGAGCTTTTAAAATGTATGAAGGTATATATCGCCCTGAAAAAAGAATGCCCTACTCTGGACAGTCTTAACATTGGCGGCGGTTTCCCTATTAAAAACTCACTGGCATTCGAATATGATTACGAATATATGATTAGTGAGATCTTAAACCAGATCAAAATTGCCTGTGATGATGCCGATGTTCCGGTACCACACATCTTTACCGAGTTCGGTTCTTTCACAGT
This region of Flavobacterium inviolabile genomic DNA includes:
- a CDS encoding arginine decarboxylase: MNTKYYDLINQTFYFPQEEFTLNKDNLQFHNIDLMKLVEQYGTPLKFTYLPQISNNINKAKGWFRKAMEKHKYEGKYYYCYCTKSSHFEFIMNEAFKNNIHIETSSAFDVNIVENLMEQGKINKNTYVVCNGFKREQYIDNIAKLINNGHARTIPVIDNYEELDLLQEKINGKFKIGIRIAAEEEPKFEFYTSRLGIGYKNIVPFYRKQIQENKNVELKMLHFFINTGIRDTAYYWNELLKCMKVYIALKKECPTLDSLNIGGGFPIKNSLAFEYDYEYMISEILNQIKIACDDADVPVPHIFTEFGSFTVGESGGAIYQVLYQKQQNDREKWNMIDSSFITTLPDTWAINKRFVMMAVNRWNDTYERVLLGGLTCDSDDYYNSEQHMNAVYLPKYNKEKPLYIGFFNTGAYQETIGGFGGLHHCLIPQPKHILIDRDENGIIATEVFSEQQTADDVLKILGYEKKEK
- the aroB gene encoding 3-dehydroquinate synthase, yielding MHTIQANGYAIHFNENSYEYLTETLLKEVYSKIFIMVDSETAQYCLPDFLANLATEVPIEIIEFDAGEAFKTIETCVEIWHALTELGADRKSIILNVGGGVVTDLGGFVACTYKRGIDFINVPTTLLAMVDASVGGKNGVDLGSLKNQVGVIQNPKAVLVDTHFLETLPQTQMRSGLAEMLKHGLIQDKNYWEQFKDLSSLDTDDLNNLIHQSVAIKNNVVALDPTEKGIRKALNFGHTLGHAIESYFLESDDKTTLLHGEAIAVGMILEAFLSLEKGFINTAAYQEIKAVISDIYPAVVFTENDINAILNLLIHDKKNEFGSVRFVLLNGIGDVKINQEVENPLIYKAFEDYKN
- a CDS encoding proline dehydrogenase family protein → MEKIFNNTQVAFALKSDTELDRAYFLFKMIDNEPLVKIGTAVTNFALKAHLPVEGLIRATVFDHFCGGVSEDDCLKVVDRMFTKGVTSVLDYSVEGKEDEAQFDAALEMTLKTIEFAKERQAIPFAVFKPTGLGRFYLYEKLGEKQTLTADEQQEWDRVVARFEKVCKTAYEKDVVLLIDGEESWMQDAADELVANMMRKYNKEKAIIYNTLQMYRWDRLDYLKKLHAEAKAEGFHIGMKIVRGAYMEKEHKRAEEKGYKTPICASKEATDINYDSAIQYMIEHIDTMAIFAGTHNENSSYRLMQLMEEHNIPKHDSRVYFGQLYGMSDNISYNLAANDYNVSKYLPFGPVRDVMPYLIRRAEENTSVAGQTSRELTLLKTERQRRKIEDN